One window of Cydia fagiglandana chromosome 19, ilCydFagi1.1, whole genome shotgun sequence genomic DNA carries:
- the LOC134674178 gene encoding zinc finger protein 260-like, whose protein sequence is MSIETVCVKTEPREVCVKMKPGEVCVKTEPGEVCVKEELECEDSACQGVSAAAAQAGLYTDHEVKDELVLGPEEWHRPKVLPLRVEVRAVKSEVSDAASDEDCVSVCLEGSAAPTREQLAMACSVVLERLRGIATVHSGGKPYHCEYCGKRFRNKCTLRKHIKHTHSSIGPKPFACEFCNSTFQTELLVIEHEKSEHGASNFMCAECEYITSSKKSLVTHLRSHSLENNFNCSHCSYTSSCKTDLHKHQTIHFAGNLLKSSDDYKCSWNSQLQRHLMIHTGAKPFQCKHCDYKFSQKSHLQRHLMIHTGAKTFQCSHCDFKCSWKSLLQRHLMIHTGAKPFQCNHCDYKCSQKSDLQIHLRIHTGAKPFQCSHCDYKCSQKSHLQIHLRVHTGAKPFQCSHCDYKCSQKSHLQQHLMIHTGAKPFQCRHCDYKCSRKSYLQIHLRIHTGAKPFQCSHCDYKCRQKSDLQKHLKIHTGAKPFQCSHCDYKCSQKSHLQQHLMIHTGAKPFQCRHCDYKCSRKSYLQIHLRIHTGAKPFQCSHCDYKCRQKSDLQKHLRIHTGAKPFQCSHCDYKCSQKSHLQIHLRIHTGAKPFQCSHCDYKCSQKSELQRHLMIHTGAKPFQCSHCDYKCSQKSTLQTHQRIHTGERPYKCSHCDYKCSNSSNLRSHERTHTGKKPDLQKHTGTHWGEAI, encoded by the exons ATGTCAATAGAGACAGTGTGTGTGAAGACAGAGCCAAGAGAGGTGTGTGTGAAGATGAAGCCCGGAGAGGTGTGTGTGAAGACGGAGCCCGGAGAGGTGTGTGTGAAGGAGGAGCTGGAGTGCGAGGACAGTGCTTGTCAAGGAGTGAGCGCGGCGGCTGCACAGGCTGGACTGTATACCGACCATGAGGTTAAGGACGAGCTTGTGCTGGGCCCCGAGGAGTGGCACCGACCTAAAGTGCTCCCACTAAGAG TGGAGGTGCGGGCAGTCAAGTCGGAGGTGTCGGACGCGGCGAGTGACGAGGACTGCGTGTCGG TGTGTTTGGAGGGCAGCGCCGCGCCCACCAGGGAACAGCTCGCGATGGCTTGTTCCGTGGTGCTCGAGCGCCTGCGCGGCATCGCGACTGTTCACAGTGGAGGCAAACCATACCACTGCGAATACTGTGGCAAGCGTTTCAGAAACAAGTGTACTTTAAGGAAACACATAAAACACACGCACTCGTCAATCGGACCAAAACCATTTGCTTGTGAATTTTGTAATTCTACATTTCAAACCGAATTGCTTGTGATAGAACACGAGAAAAGCGAACATGGTGCTTCAAATTTCATGTGTGCTGAATGTGAGTATATCACAAGTTCCAAGAAAAGTTTGGTGACTCATTTAAGGAGCCATTCTTTAGAGAACAATTTcaattgtagtcactgtagttaCACAAGTTCGTGTAAAACTGATTTACACAAACACCAAACAATACATTTTGCTGGGAATCTTTTAAAGTCTAGCGACGATTATAAATGTAGTTGGAATTCACAGTTACAACGACACCtcatgatacatactggggcaaagccatttcagtgtaagcactgtgattacaaattcaGTCAGAAGTCACACTTACAacgacacctgatgatacatactggggcgaagacatttcagtgtagccactgtgatttcAAATGCAGTTGGAAGTCACTCTTACAacgacacctgatgatacatactggggcgaagccatttcagtgtaaccactgtgattacaaatgcagtcagaagtcaGACTTACAAATACACCTgaggatacatactggggcgaagccatttcagtgtagccactgtgattacaaatgcagtcagaagtcaCACTTACAAATACACCTGAGGGttcatactggggcgaagccatttcagtgtagccactgtgattacaaatgcagtcagaagtcacacttacaacaacacctgatgatacatactggggcgaagccatttcagtgtaggcactgtgattacaaatgcagtcggaAGTCATACTTACAAATACACCTgaggatacatactggggcgaagccatttcagtgtagccactgtgattacaaatgcaggcAGAAGTCAGACTTACAAAAACACCTGaagatacatactggggcgaagccatttcagtgtagccactgtgattacaaatgcagtcagaagtcacacttacaacaacacctgatgatacatactggggcgaagccatttcagtgtaggcactgtgattacaaatgcagtcggaAGTCATACTTACAAATACACCTgaggatacatactggggcgaagccatttcagtgtagccactgtgattacaaatgcaggcAGAAGTCAGACTTACAAAAACACCTgaggatacatactggggcgaagccatttcaatgtagccactgtgattacaaatgcagtcagaagtcaCACTTACAAATACACCTGAGGAttcatactggggcgaagccatttcagtgtagccactgtgattacaaatgcagtcagaagtcaGAATTACAAagacacctgatgatacatactggggcgaagccatttcagtgtagccactgtgattacaaatgcagtcagaagtcaACCTTACAAACACACCAAAGGATACACACTGGAGAAAGGCCTTACAAATGTAGTCATTGTGATTACAAGTGCAGTAATAGTTCAAACTTACGAAGTCATGAAAGGACACATACTGGCAAGAAGCCAGACTTACAAAAACACACTGGTACccactggggcgaagccatttaa